One part of the Ralstonia pickettii genome encodes these proteins:
- the nuoN gene encoding NADH-quinone oxidoreductase subunit NuoN: MQSSSSIAAFAPIVFLALGIGAVNWIDLARGQKRSSVAYPVSLVITLVLAVWFGLNAGNGETHYVFGNMAVIDPMANVLASFCALTLFATLVYTRRYLADRDMYAGEFYMFALFTLGGQVVMITGNNFLVLYLGLELLSLASYTLVALRRRSNVSSESAMKYFILGALASGLLLYGMSMLYGATGSLELGKVFDAIKNGEINKTILVFGVVFIVAGLGFKLGVAPFHMWVPDVYQGSPTAVTLLIAGAPKVAAFAMTLRILVEGLLPLAFDWQNMLIVLAVVSLAIGNITGVVQTNFKRLLGYSTVSHMGFLLLGLVSGVSSGKPDLTAQAYSASMFYAITYVLTALGAFGIILLLSRKGYEAEDIADLKGLSKKSPWFALLMLFIMMSLAGLPPTVGFYAKLSVLGAVVDAGMSWLAVVAVLFSLVGAFYYLRVIKVMYFDVPADEGPVEATFGLRSLLSVNGLLVLLLGIFPAGLMAVCYQAIRLTLAS, encoded by the coding sequence ATGCAATCGTCCTCCTCTATTGCGGCTTTTGCCCCAATCGTTTTTCTCGCGCTGGGCATTGGTGCCGTCAACTGGATTGACCTGGCGCGCGGCCAGAAGCGAAGCAGCGTGGCCTATCCGGTTTCGTTGGTGATTACGCTGGTGCTGGCGGTGTGGTTCGGCTTGAATGCTGGGAACGGTGAAACGCACTACGTGTTCGGCAACATGGCCGTGATCGACCCGATGGCCAACGTGCTGGCGTCGTTCTGTGCGCTGACGTTGTTTGCCACGCTGGTCTATACGCGCCGCTATCTGGCCGACCGCGACATGTACGCGGGCGAGTTCTACATGTTCGCTCTGTTCACACTGGGCGGCCAGGTGGTGATGATCACCGGCAACAACTTCCTCGTGCTCTATCTGGGCCTGGAACTGCTGTCGCTGGCGTCGTACACGCTGGTAGCGCTGCGTCGCCGTTCGAACGTGTCGTCCGAATCGGCCATGAAGTATTTCATCCTCGGCGCATTGGCATCGGGCCTGTTGCTGTACGGCATGTCGATGCTGTACGGCGCGACCGGCTCGCTGGAACTGGGCAAGGTGTTTGACGCCATCAAGAACGGCGAGATCAACAAGACGATCCTCGTGTTTGGCGTGGTGTTCATTGTTGCTGGCCTGGGCTTCAAGCTTGGTGTGGCACCGTTCCACATGTGGGTGCCCGATGTGTACCAAGGCTCGCCGACGGCCGTGACGCTGCTGATTGCCGGTGCGCCGAAGGTGGCCGCCTTTGCAATGACGCTTCGTATTCTGGTCGAAGGCCTGCTGCCCCTGGCATTCGATTGGCAAAACATGCTGATCGTGTTGGCTGTCGTGTCGCTGGCCATCGGCAATATCACCGGCGTGGTGCAAACCAACTTCAAGCGTCTACTGGGCTATTCGACGGTTTCCCACATGGGCTTTCTGCTGCTGGGTCTGGTATCGGGCGTCAGCTCCGGCAAGCCGGATTTGACAGCTCAGGCCTACAGTGCGTCGATGTTCTATGCCATTACCTACGTGCTGACCGCACTGGGCGCGTTCGGCATCATCCTGCTGCTGTCGCGCAAAGGCTACGAGGCGGAAGACATCGCCGACCTGAAAGGCCTGTCGAAGAAAAGCCCGTGGTTCGCGCTGCTGATGCTGTTCATCATGATGTCGCTGGCAGGCCTGCCGCCGACGGTTGGCTTCTACGCGAAGCTGTCGGTCCTGGGCGCAGTGGTCGATGCTGGCATGTCGTGGCTGGCCGTTGTTGCGGTACTGTTCTCGCTGGTGGGCGCGTTCTACTACCTGCGTGTCATCAAGGTCATGTACTTCGACGTGCCGGCTGACGAAGGCCCTGTGGAAGCTACCTTCGGTCTGCGTTCGCTGCTGTCGGTCAACGGCTTGCTGGTGCTGCTGCTCGGTATCTTTCCGGCCGGTCTCATGGCCGTGTGCTATCAGGCGATCCGCCTGACATTGGCTTCGTAA
- a CDS encoding DUF2818 family protein — translation MSTSTGGLFVIVLALICANLPFVNQRVLALVPTRWPRKPFWLRGAELIAMYVVVGLIGFGIESSQGNAFAQGWQFYAITACLMLVFAFPGFTWQYLVRHHRDSR, via the coding sequence ATGAGCACATCGACGGGCGGCCTGTTTGTCATCGTGTTGGCACTGATCTGTGCCAACCTGCCGTTCGTCAACCAACGCGTGCTGGCACTTGTGCCGACACGCTGGCCGCGCAAGCCGTTCTGGCTGCGCGGCGCCGAGCTGATTGCCATGTATGTCGTGGTTGGGCTGATTGGCTTCGGTATCGAATCGAGCCAGGGGAATGCGTTTGCGCAAGGCTGGCAGTTTTATGCGATCACCGCTTGCCTGATGCTGGTGTTCGCGTTTCCTGGCTTTACGTGGCAATACCTGGTTCGCCATCATCGCGATTCCCGTTAA
- a CDS encoding MaoC family dehydratase, whose product MAENESAEATRSYEFYFDDFEVGRTLQMGTYTVTEEEILTFALQYDPQPFHIDAEAAKHSIYGGIISSGWMTCSIMMRLMVTGFLGKAASMGSPGVDEIRWMKPVYPGDTLSVSSTCMEVRPSQSKPDRGVAVNRWEARNQRGELVCTVTGMGLFGRRPKA is encoded by the coding sequence ATGGCGGAGAACGAAAGCGCAGAAGCAACACGATCGTACGAGTTCTACTTCGATGATTTTGAAGTCGGTCGCACGCTGCAGATGGGCACGTACACGGTCACCGAAGAAGAGATCCTGACCTTTGCACTGCAGTACGATCCGCAACCGTTCCACATCGACGCAGAGGCCGCGAAGCACAGCATCTACGGCGGCATCATCTCGAGCGGCTGGATGACGTGCTCGATCATGATGCGGCTGATGGTGACCGGCTTCCTCGGCAAGGCGGCGAGCATGGGCTCCCCGGGTGTGGATGAAATCCGGTGGATGAAGCCGGTGTATCCCGGGGACACGCTGTCCGTGTCGAGCACGTGCATGGAAGTGCGTCCGTCGCAGTCAAAGCCGGACCGCGGCGTGGCCGTCAACCGCTGGGAGGCTCGCAACCAGCGCGGCGAACTTGTCTGCACGGTCACGGGCATGGGCTTGTTTGGCCGCCGCCCGAAGGCTTGA
- a CDS encoding acyl-CoA dehydrogenase family protein: MDFSFTDEQKQLADAVRRFIDKDYGFEARKKVVYSPEGVSQAHWDAVAELGLTALPVPEAQGGFDGRAMDLLVVMQELGRGLVVEPYQATVLGAQALKLAGGQDALLEEVAGGALKLAIAFSERQSRYELFNVTTRAAQQGSGWTLTGEKAVVVHGAQADKLIVSARTGGEARDTSGLSLFVVDRDAAGVTVKDYRTIDNLHAADIRFDNAPATLLGKAGEAWETIDAVADFGCVLLCAEAIGLIDALNAATLEYTKTRQQFGVPIARFQALQHRMVDMFIHGEQARSITYLAAAHFEDGDVEARRRYVSAAKARVAQAARDVGQEAVQLHGGMGVTNELPAAHMFKRLTMINTTLGDVDHHLARFASLPGFQQAA; the protein is encoded by the coding sequence ATGGATTTCTCGTTCACCGACGAACAGAAGCAACTGGCCGATGCAGTGCGCCGCTTCATCGACAAGGACTACGGTTTTGAGGCGCGCAAGAAGGTGGTGTACTCGCCTGAAGGGGTGTCCCAGGCCCATTGGGATGCGGTGGCCGAACTGGGTCTGACTGCGCTGCCCGTGCCCGAAGCACAAGGCGGTTTCGACGGCCGTGCGATGGACCTGCTGGTGGTCATGCAGGAACTGGGTCGAGGGCTGGTCGTCGAGCCGTATCAGGCGACCGTGCTGGGCGCCCAGGCGTTGAAGCTCGCAGGTGGCCAAGACGCGCTGTTGGAAGAGGTCGCGGGTGGTGCTCTGAAGCTGGCTATCGCCTTCAGTGAGCGCCAATCGCGCTACGAACTGTTCAATGTCACCACGCGCGCTGCGCAGCAGGGCAGCGGATGGACGCTCACCGGCGAGAAGGCCGTTGTGGTACATGGCGCGCAGGCAGACAAGCTCATCGTCTCGGCGCGCACCGGTGGCGAGGCGCGTGATACGTCGGGCCTGTCGCTCTTCGTGGTCGACCGCGATGCCGCTGGTGTGACGGTCAAGGATTACCGCACGATCGACAACCTGCACGCTGCAGACATCCGCTTCGACAACGCGCCGGCAACGCTGCTGGGCAAGGCCGGTGAAGCGTGGGAGACCATCGACGCCGTCGCCGATTTCGGCTGCGTGCTGTTGTGCGCTGAAGCGATCGGCCTCATCGATGCGCTGAACGCCGCAACGCTTGAGTACACCAAGACCCGCCAGCAGTTTGGCGTGCCCATCGCACGCTTCCAGGCATTGCAGCATCGCATGGTCGATATGTTTATCCATGGCGAACAAGCCCGCTCGATTACGTATCTGGCCGCTGCGCACTTTGAAGATGGCGACGTCGAGGCACGCCGCCGCTATGTGTCTGCGGCCAAGGCGCGTGTTGCCCAGGCAGCACGTGACGTTGGCCAGGAAGCTGTGCAACTGCATGGCGGCATGGGCGTGACGAACGAGCTGCCCGCCGCGCACATGTTCAAGCGGCTGACGATGATCAACACGACGCTGGGTGACGTGGATCATCACCTGGCACGCTTCGCATCGCTGCCTGGATTCCAGCAGGCGGCGTAA
- a CDS encoding DUF1178 family protein, with amino-acid sequence MKVLDLRCANDHRFEGWFGSDADLQSQQERGLLTCPVCGHNEVERLPSAPRLNLSSSRADAAQKGPAAQTAGGDGGASAALQQLYLKAVRHVLANTEDVGERFAEEARRMHYKEAPERGIRGTTSREEAQELAEEGIDVMPLLVPDVLKQPVH; translated from the coding sequence ATGAAAGTGCTGGACCTCCGCTGTGCCAATGACCATCGCTTCGAAGGCTGGTTCGGCTCCGATGCCGACCTGCAATCGCAGCAAGAACGCGGGCTGTTGACGTGCCCTGTCTGCGGTCACAACGAGGTTGAGCGCTTGCCGAGTGCGCCGCGCCTGAATCTGTCGTCGTCACGAGCGGACGCTGCCCAGAAGGGCCCTGCCGCCCAGACGGCCGGCGGAGATGGCGGTGCATCCGCAGCCCTGCAACAGCTCTACCTGAAAGCCGTGCGCCACGTCCTTGCCAATACCGAAGACGTGGGCGAGCGGTTTGCAGAAGAGGCGCGCCGCATGCACTACAAGGAGGCGCCGGAGCGGGGTATTCGCGGGACGACCTCTCGGGAGGAAGCGCAGGAGCTGGCGGAGGAGGGCATCGACGTGATGCCGCTGTTGGTGCCTGACGTGCTCAAGCAGCCCGTGCACTAG
- a CDS encoding NUDIX domain-containing protein, whose amino-acid sequence MSDHTPLNDPPHTTQEPDAGLRETQVASALMHQGKFLTLKQDIVRLPDGRNASREYLVHPGAVMMIPLFDDGTVLMERQFRYPVDRVMIEFPAGKLDPQEGALACGKRELREETGYTAERWDYLTRIHPVISYSTEFIDIYLARDLKQGEAMLDEGEFLETFITSAGQLIDWVRDGKISDVKTIIGTFWLEKILSGAWTPGAA is encoded by the coding sequence ATGTCCGATCACACTCCGCTGAACGACCCCCCCCATACCACACAGGAACCGGACGCCGGTCTGCGCGAGACGCAGGTTGCATCTGCGTTGATGCACCAGGGTAAATTCCTCACGCTCAAGCAGGACATCGTGCGGCTGCCGGACGGCCGCAACGCCAGCCGCGAATATCTGGTTCATCCGGGCGCGGTGATGATGATTCCGCTGTTCGACGATGGCACTGTGCTGATGGAGCGCCAGTTTCGCTATCCAGTCGACAGGGTGATGATTGAATTCCCTGCCGGCAAGCTCGATCCGCAGGAAGGGGCGCTCGCGTGCGGCAAGCGCGAGCTGCGCGAGGAAACCGGTTACACGGCCGAGCGCTGGGACTACCTCACGCGCATCCATCCGGTCATTTCATATTCCACCGAGTTCATCGACATTTATCTCGCACGGGATCTCAAGCAAGGGGAGGCGATGCTGGATGAAGGCGAATTCCTCGAGACCTTTATCACGTCCGCCGGTCAACTCATCGATTGGGTGCGCGATGGCAAAATTTCGGACGTGAAGACCATCATCGGTACGTTCTGGCTCGAGAAGATCCTGTCGGGCGCCTGGACGCCAGGTGCAGCCTAA
- a CDS encoding acyl-CoA dehydrogenase family protein, whose protein sequence is MDLNYSAADDAFRQEVRGWLEANLPKDIQDKVLNHRRLNRDDFVRWHKALAAKGWSVPHWPVEWGGTGWSPIQKHIWDEECAQVGAPGVLPFGVSMVAPVIMKYGNEAQKRYFLPRIVDCTDWWCQGYSEPGSGSDLASVKTRAVREGDHYIVNGQKTWTTLGQHADMIFCLVRTDPDAKKQEGISFLLIDMKTPGITVRPIIMLDEEHEVNEVFFDNVKVPVQNLIGEENRGWTYAKYLLGHERTGIARVGNSKRELAFLKRVALQHQKNGKPLLQDPVFGAKVASLEIELLALEMTVLRVVSSENAGKGPGPEASLLKIKGTQIQQMLTELMVEAVGPYAQPFDPSYLEGDTLQAVTGDNDAAPLAPYYFNYRKTSIYGGSNEIQRNIISQMILGV, encoded by the coding sequence ATGGATCTGAATTACTCGGCGGCCGATGATGCGTTCCGCCAGGAAGTCCGCGGCTGGCTGGAAGCCAATCTGCCCAAGGACATCCAAGACAAGGTGTTGAACCACCGGCGCCTGAACCGCGACGATTTCGTTCGCTGGCACAAGGCACTCGCAGCCAAGGGTTGGTCGGTGCCGCACTGGCCGGTCGAGTGGGGCGGCACCGGTTGGTCCCCCATCCAAAAACACATCTGGGACGAAGAGTGCGCGCAGGTCGGCGCGCCTGGCGTGCTGCCGTTTGGCGTCAGCATGGTCGCGCCCGTGATCATGAAGTACGGCAATGAAGCGCAAAAGCGCTATTTCCTGCCGCGCATCGTCGATTGCACCGATTGGTGGTGCCAGGGCTATTCCGAACCGGGTTCCGGTTCCGATCTGGCCTCGGTGAAGACACGCGCCGTGCGCGAAGGCGACCACTACATCGTCAACGGCCAGAAGACCTGGACGACACTGGGCCAACACGCCGACATGATCTTCTGCCTGGTCCGCACGGATCCGGACGCGAAGAAGCAAGAGGGGATCTCGTTCCTGCTGATCGACATGAAGACGCCGGGCATCACCGTGCGCCCGATCATCATGCTGGACGAAGAGCACGAGGTGAACGAGGTCTTCTTCGACAACGTCAAGGTGCCGGTTCAAAACCTGATCGGTGAAGAGAACCGCGGCTGGACGTACGCCAAGTATCTGCTCGGCCACGAGCGTACGGGCATTGCGCGTGTGGGCAATTCGAAGCGCGAACTGGCGTTTCTCAAGCGCGTCGCTCTGCAACACCAGAAGAACGGCAAGCCGCTGCTGCAGGATCCGGTATTCGGCGCCAAGGTGGCCTCGCTGGAGATCGAACTGCTGGCGCTCGAGATGACTGTGCTGCGCGTGGTGTCGAGCGAGAACGCCGGCAAGGGTCCGGGGCCTGAGGCATCGCTGCTCAAGATCAAGGGCACGCAGATCCAGCAGATGCTGACCGAGCTGATGGTCGAGGCCGTGGGGCCGTACGCCCAGCCGTTCGACCCGAGCTACCTGGAAGGCGACACGTTGCAGGCCGTGACGGGCGACAACGATGCCGCCCCGCTCGCGCCGTACTACTTCAACTATCGCAAGACCTCGATCTATGGCGGGTCGAACGAGATCCAGCGCAACATCATCTCGCAGATGATCCTTGGCGTCTGA
- a CDS encoding MaoC family dehydratase — MRIIESLDELKGLIGQEVAVSDWTEITQQQVNLFAEATGDHQWIHVDVERAKSESPFGAPVAHGFLTLSLLPMLMANAIEMSDVKMGVNYGLNKVRFTAPVPVGSRVRARVTLVAMEALPPLPNAPTLTGAQMTWAVTIEREGQDRPVCVAESISRRYS; from the coding sequence ATGCGCATCATCGAATCGCTCGACGAGCTGAAAGGTTTGATCGGCCAGGAAGTTGCCGTGAGTGACTGGACCGAGATCACGCAGCAACAGGTGAACCTCTTTGCCGAGGCCACGGGCGATCACCAGTGGATTCACGTGGACGTGGAGCGCGCCAAGAGCGAGTCGCCGTTTGGCGCACCGGTGGCGCACGGCTTCCTGACGCTGTCGCTGCTGCCCATGCTGATGGCCAACGCGATCGAGATGTCCGACGTGAAAATGGGCGTGAACTACGGCCTGAACAAGGTTCGCTTTACGGCGCCCGTGCCGGTGGGCAGCCGTGTGCGTGCCCGCGTGACGCTGGTGGCAATGGAAGCGCTCCCACCACTGCCCAATGCACCGACGCTGACGGGCGCGCAGATGACCTGGGCCGTGACCATCGAACGTGAAGGGCAGGACCGCCCCGTCTGCGTGGCCGAATCGATTTCGCGCCGCTATTCCTGA
- the nuoK gene encoding NADH-quinone oxidoreductase subunit NuoK, with protein MSSLSLAHYLVLGAVLFAISIVGIFLNRKNVIVLLMAIELMLLAVNLNFVAFSHYLGDLAGQVFVFFILTVAAAESAIGLAILVVLFRNLDTINVDDLDSLKG; from the coding sequence ATGTCTTCACTATCCCTTGCCCATTACCTCGTGCTCGGCGCGGTGCTGTTTGCCATCAGCATTGTCGGCATTTTCCTGAACCGCAAGAACGTCATCGTGCTGCTGATGGCGATCGAATTGATGCTGCTGGCGGTCAACCTGAACTTCGTCGCGTTCTCCCACTACCTGGGCGATCTGGCGGGGCAGGTGTTCGTGTTTTTCATCCTGACGGTGGCCGCGGCGGAATCCGCGATCGGTCTCGCCATCCTGGTGGTGTTGTTCCGTAATCTGGACACCATCAACGTCGACGATCTGGACAGCCTCAAGGGCTGA
- the nuoL gene encoding NADH-quinone oxidoreductase subunit L: MATTLNPNLLLAIPLAPLAGAAIAGLFGTKFFGEKIGRTASHSVTILGVAIAFILSALTLSDVINGAGYNGTVYEWMTVGTLKMEVGFLIDSLTAMMMCVVTFVSLMVHIYTIGYMAEDDGYNRFFAYISLFTFSMLMLVMSNNFLQLFFGWEAVGLVSYLLIGFWFKRPTAIYANMKAFLVNRVGDFGFVLGIGLLLAYSGSLSYADVFAARDNLATIGFPGTDWHMLTVACICLFIGAMGKSAQFPLHVWLPDSMEGPTPISALIHAATMVTAGIFMVARMSPLFELSDNALSFVLIIGAITALFMGFLGIIQTDIKRVVAYSTLSQLGYMTVALGASAYQVAVFHLMTHAFFKALLFLGAGSVIIGMHHDQDMRNMGGLRKYMPITWLTSLVGSLALIGTPFFAGFYSKDSIIEAVRESHLPGAGFAYWAVLAGVFVTAFYSFRMYFLVFHGEERFGKEHSHHEGNHVDEEETADHHHGLAPGQKPHESPWVVTVPLVLLAIPSVIIGAWAIQPMLFGEFFKHGVVFSEVIFNSENHEAMKVLAEDFRGWVEMALHGFTSAPFILLVSGVVLSWFFYLKRPDIPAAIAKRFSGVYKLLDNKYYMDKINEIVFANGAVKFGRGLWKGGDQGVIDGVVVNGSARLVGWFATVVRLLQSGFIYDYAFAMIIGTVGLLTYFVFLAGK; encoded by the coding sequence ATGGCTACCACGCTCAATCCCAACCTGCTGCTGGCGATCCCGCTCGCGCCGCTGGCCGGCGCGGCGATCGCCGGGCTGTTCGGCACCAAGTTCTTTGGTGAGAAGATCGGCCGCACGGCATCCCACAGCGTCACCATCCTCGGTGTTGCGATCGCCTTCATTCTGTCTGCGCTGACGCTGTCTGACGTCATCAATGGCGCCGGCTACAACGGCACCGTCTATGAATGGATGACCGTTGGCACGCTCAAGATGGAAGTCGGTTTCCTCATCGATTCGCTGACGGCGATGATGATGTGCGTGGTGACCTTCGTCTCGCTCATGGTGCACATCTACACCATCGGCTACATGGCGGAAGACGACGGCTACAACCGTTTCTTCGCATACATCTCGCTGTTCACGTTCTCGATGTTGATGCTCGTGATGAGCAACAACTTCCTGCAACTGTTCTTCGGCTGGGAAGCCGTGGGCCTGGTGTCGTACCTGCTGATCGGTTTCTGGTTCAAGCGCCCGACGGCCATCTACGCCAACATGAAGGCGTTCCTGGTCAACCGCGTGGGTGACTTTGGCTTCGTTCTGGGCATCGGCCTGTTGCTCGCTTACAGCGGTAGCCTGAGCTATGCCGACGTGTTCGCCGCCCGCGACAACCTGGCCACGATCGGCTTTCCGGGTACCGACTGGCACATGCTGACGGTCGCCTGTATCTGCCTGTTTATCGGCGCGATGGGTAAATCGGCCCAATTCCCGCTGCACGTGTGGCTGCCGGACTCGATGGAAGGCCCGACCCCGATTTCCGCACTGATTCACGCGGCCACCATGGTGACCGCCGGTATCTTCATGGTCGCGCGCATGTCGCCGCTGTTCGAGCTGTCGGATAACGCGCTGTCGTTCGTGCTGATCATCGGCGCCATCACGGCGCTGTTCATGGGCTTCCTGGGCATCATCCAGACCGACATCAAGCGTGTGGTCGCGTATTCCACGCTGTCTCAGCTCGGCTACATGACCGTCGCGCTGGGCGCATCGGCGTACCAAGTGGCCGTGTTCCACCTGATGACGCATGCGTTCTTCAAGGCACTGCTGTTCTTGGGTGCGGGCTCGGTCATCATCGGCATGCATCACGATCAGGACATGCGGAACATGGGCGGCCTGCGCAAGTACATGCCGATTACGTGGCTCACTTCGCTGGTAGGGTCGCTGGCGCTGATTGGTACGCCGTTCTTTGCAGGTTTCTACTCGAAGGACTCGATCATCGAAGCGGTGCGCGAATCGCACCTGCCGGGCGCCGGCTTTGCCTACTGGGCTGTGCTGGCTGGCGTGTTCGTGACCGCGTTCTACTCGTTCCGCATGTATTTCCTGGTGTTCCACGGTGAAGAGCGTTTCGGCAAGGAACACTCGCATCACGAAGGCAATCACGTGGACGAAGAGGAAACCGCTGACCATCACCACGGCCTGGCTCCGGGCCAAAAGCCGCACGAGTCGCCGTGGGTGGTGACGGTACCGCTGGTTTTGCTCGCGATTCCGTCCGTCATCATCGGTGCCTGGGCGATTCAGCCGATGCTGTTCGGCGAGTTCTTCAAGCACGGTGTGGTGTTCTCGGAGGTCATCTTCAACAGCGAGAACCATGAAGCGATGAAGGTGCTGGCCGAAGACTTCCGCGGTTGGGTCGAGATGGCGCTGCATGGCTTTACGTCTGCACCGTTCATCCTGCTGGTGTCGGGTGTCGTGCTGTCGTGGTTCTTCTACTTGAAGCGCCCGGATATTCCAGCAGCAATCGCCAAGCGTTTCTCCGGCGTCTACAAGCTGCTGGATAACAAGTACTACATGGATAAGATCAACGAGATCGTCTTCGCCAACGGTGCGGTCAAGTTCGGCCGTGGCCTGTGGAAGGGCGGCGATCAAGGTGTGATCGACGGTGTTGTCGTCAACGGCAGCGCGCGTCTGGTGGGCTGGTTCGCGACGGTTGTGCGCCTGCTCCAGTCCGGCTTCATCTATGACTATGCGTTCGCGATGATCATCGGCACGGTTGGGCTGCTGACGTATTTCGTGTTCCTGGCAGGCAAATAA
- a CDS encoding NADH-quinone oxidoreductase subunit M — protein MVLSFAIWLPIFFGVLVLASGSDRNPGYVRWMSLIGSVISFVMTLPLITRFDKTTAAMQFVEKSSWIERFHISYYLGVDGISMWFVVLTAFITVIVVISAWEVITVRVAQYMAAFLILSGLMIGVFASLDGLLFYVFFEATLIPMYIIIGVWGGPNRVYAAFKFFLYTLLGSLLTLVALLYLYFHSGTFEILQWHQVKLSMNEQILIFLAFFMAFAVKVPMWPVHTWLPDAHVEAPTGGSVVLAAIMLKLGAYGFLRFSLPIAPDASHSLSAFIIAISLVAVIYIGLVALVQADMKKLVAYSSIAHMGFVTLGFFIFNEIGVEGGIVQMISHGFISGAMFLCIGVLYDRVHSRQIADYGGVVNTMPKFAALSVFFAMANCGLPATSGFVGEFMVILGSVKFNFWIGLLAATALIFGAAYSLWMVKRVIFGDVTHKHVAELKDLNCREFFMLGVLAIATLYMGLYPKPFTDVMHASVVNLLTHVAQSKL, from the coding sequence ATGGTTCTGTCTTTTGCGATCTGGCTGCCGATCTTCTTCGGCGTGCTGGTGCTGGCCTCGGGCTCAGACCGCAATCCCGGTTATGTCCGCTGGATGTCGCTGATCGGTTCCGTGATCAGCTTCGTGATGACGCTCCCGCTCATCACGCGTTTCGACAAGACGACGGCTGCGATGCAGTTCGTCGAAAAGTCGTCCTGGATCGAGCGCTTCCACATCAGCTACTACCTCGGTGTCGACGGCATTTCGATGTGGTTCGTGGTGCTGACCGCGTTCATCACCGTGATCGTGGTGATCTCGGCTTGGGAAGTGATCACCGTGCGCGTGGCGCAGTACATGGCCGCGTTCCTGATCCTGTCGGGTCTGATGATCGGCGTGTTTGCGTCGCTCGACGGTCTGCTGTTCTACGTGTTCTTCGAAGCCACGCTGATCCCGATGTACATCATCATCGGTGTGTGGGGCGGCCCGAACCGTGTCTATGCAGCATTCAAGTTTTTCCTGTACACGCTGCTGGGTTCGTTGCTGACGCTGGTTGCGCTGTTGTATCTGTATTTCCACAGCGGCACGTTCGAAATCCTGCAGTGGCATCAGGTCAAGCTGTCGATGAACGAGCAGATCCTGATCTTCCTGGCATTCTTCATGGCCTTTGCCGTGAAGGTGCCGATGTGGCCGGTGCACACCTGGCTGCCGGACGCCCACGTGGAAGCGCCGACTGGCGGCTCGGTGGTGCTGGCCGCCATCATGCTGAAGCTCGGTGCCTACGGTTTCCTGCGGTTCTCGCTGCCGATCGCGCCGGATGCCAGCCATAGCCTGTCCGCGTTCATCATTGCGATCTCGCTGGTTGCCGTGATCTACATCGGTCTGGTGGCGCTGGTGCAGGCCGACATGAAGAAGCTGGTCGCGTATTCGTCGATCGCGCACATGGGCTTCGTCACGCTGGGTTTCTTCATCTTCAACGAAATCGGCGTTGAGGGCGGTATCGTCCAGATGATCTCGCACGGCTTTATCTCAGGCGCAATGTTTCTGTGTATTGGCGTGTTGTATGACCGCGTGCATTCGCGTCAGATTGCCGATTACGGCGGTGTGGTGAACACCATGCCGAAGTTCGCGGCGCTGTCAGTGTTCTTTGCCATGGCCAACTGCGGCTTGCCGGCGACCTCGGGTTTCGTTGGCGAATTCATGGTGATCCTGGGTTCGGTCAAGTTCAATTTCTGGATTGGTCTGCTGGCCGCCACGGCACTGATCTTTGGCGCAGCGTATTCGCTCTGGATGGTCAAGCGCGTGATCTTCGGTGATGTGACGCACAAGCACGTGGCCGAGTTGAAGGACCTGAACTGCCGTGAGTTCTTCATGCTGGGCGTGCTGGCGATTGCCACCCTGTACATGGGCCTGTATCCCAAGCCTTTCACCGATGTCATGCACGCGTCCGTGGTCAACTTGCTGACCCACGTGGCTCAGTCGAAGCTGTAA